In the genome of Prosthecobacter algae, one region contains:
- the nuoF gene encoding NADH-quinone oxidoreductase subunit NuoF, with protein MASAVQYLPGKEPHSREKRLIFKNIDRVGYDPSIECYLNDGGYEQLKVALKMEKTAIINEVKTAGLRGRGGAGFPTGVKWGFIPPTNTKPVYLICNADESEPGTFKDRYILHQDPHQLVEGMAIACFATGAKLAYIYIREEFPYAAKIVEKAIAEARAKGFLGKDILGSGFDCEIYVHRGAGAYICGEETGLIESLEGKRPYPRIKPPYFPAALGLYMCPTIVNNVESLCHVKHIIQMSGAEYAKLGTPNNTGTRILCVSGDVQKPGYYEVEVGKVTMGEVINDLCGGLKPGRKLKAIIPGGSSSKVLRADEKFKLKDGRELTITDIPMDFDTMAACGSMAGSGGVIIMDDSRSMTWVINNLNNFYAHESCGQCTPCREGSLWMKKISDRIVAGTASPDDVDTLESVANQIEGKTICAFGEACSWPTQSFIKKFREELTTSCKPELAGKIVSEEGLVAAANLAMK; from the coding sequence ATGGCCTCCGCTGTTCAGTATCTCCCTGGCAAAGAACCGCACTCACGTGAGAAGCGGCTCATCTTCAAAAACATTGACCGTGTCGGTTACGATCCGTCCATCGAATGTTACCTGAACGATGGCGGTTATGAGCAGCTCAAAGTGGCGCTGAAGATGGAGAAGACCGCCATCATCAATGAAGTCAAAACCGCAGGTCTGCGTGGCCGTGGCGGTGCAGGTTTCCCCACCGGGGTGAAGTGGGGTTTCATCCCGCCGACGAACACCAAGCCCGTCTATCTCATCTGCAATGCGGATGAGTCCGAGCCCGGCACTTTCAAAGACCGCTACATCCTGCATCAAGACCCGCACCAGTTGGTGGAAGGCATGGCCATTGCCTGCTTCGCCACTGGGGCCAAACTGGCCTACATTTACATCCGCGAGGAGTTCCCTTACGCCGCTAAGATTGTGGAAAAAGCCATCGCCGAAGCCCGTGCCAAAGGTTTCCTGGGCAAGGATATTCTGGGGTCCGGTTTCGACTGCGAGATCTACGTGCATCGCGGTGCCGGTGCCTACATCTGCGGCGAAGAGACGGGTTTGATCGAATCCCTGGAAGGCAAGCGCCCTTACCCGCGCATCAAGCCGCCTTATTTCCCGGCCGCCCTCGGTCTCTACATGTGCCCCACCATCGTGAACAACGTTGAGTCCCTCTGCCATGTGAAGCACATCATCCAGATGAGCGGTGCGGAATATGCCAAGCTGGGCACGCCTAACAACACGGGCACCCGAATTCTCTGCGTGAGCGGCGACGTGCAAAAGCCTGGCTACTACGAAGTGGAAGTGGGCAAGGTGACCATGGGCGAAGTGATCAACGATCTTTGCGGCGGCCTCAAGCCTGGCCGTAAGCTCAAGGCCATCATCCCTGGCGGTAGCTCCTCCAAAGTCCTGCGTGCCGATGAGAAATTCAAACTCAAGGATGGTCGTGAACTCACCATCACGGACATCCCGATGGACTTCGACACCATGGCCGCCTGTGGTTCCATGGCCGGTTCCGGTGGCGTCATCATCATGGATGACAGCCGCAGCATGACTTGGGTCATCAACAATCTGAATAACTTCTACGCTCACGAGTCCTGTGGCCAATGCACACCTTGCCGCGAAGGCAGCCTGTGGATGAAGAAGATCAGCGACCGCATCGTCGCTGGCACCGCCAGCCCGGACGATGTGGACACCCTGGAAAGCGTGGCCAACCAGATCGAAGGCAAGACCATCTGCGCTTTCGGTGAAGCCTGTTCTTGGCCGACCCAAAGCTTCATCAAGAAATTCCGCGAGGA
- a CDS encoding protein jag, translating to MTPLSHARQIVDTMLGYLGFTVKIDELEGPEGPTLQLHTEDSQLLIGRRGATMEDIQYLVNRILQRHIPQAPRIRVDIEYFRSIREDKMVEQAREMGERVRATGQSQTLDPMNSYYRRLIHNVFVNDPEVQSVSLDGGDSRFKRILLKKRG from the coding sequence ATGACTCCTCTCTCTCACGCCCGCCAGATTGTGGATACCATGCTGGGTTACCTCGGCTTCACGGTGAAGATTGACGAACTAGAAGGCCCCGAAGGCCCCACCCTCCAACTCCACACGGAGGATTCCCAGCTCCTCATTGGCCGGCGAGGCGCGACCATGGAGGACATCCAGTATCTTGTGAACCGCATCCTCCAGCGCCACATTCCTCAGGCCCCGCGCATCCGGGTGGACATCGAATACTTCCGCTCCATCCGCGAGGACAAGATGGTGGAACAGGCCCGCGAAATGGGCGAGCGCGTCCGCGCTACGGGTCAGAGCCAGACCCTGGACCCAATGAACAGCTACTACCGCCGCCTGATCCACAATGTCTTTGTGAACGATCCCGAAGTGCAGAGCGTGAGCCTGGACGGTGGAGACAGCCGTTTTAAGCGCATTTTGCTGAAAAAGCGGGGTTAA